The following coding sequences lie in one Haemorhous mexicanus isolate bHaeMex1 chromosome W, bHaeMex1.pri, whole genome shotgun sequence genomic window:
- the LOC132341396 gene encoding ubiquitin-associated protein 1-like isoform X3, producing MYDFSLEKKTIEWAEDIKRIEAAQREAEHKAEEALAKLKAASEDITKMGFSEGPCPEVTPPPINPILASLQHNNILTPTPANSSAVKQKVLSPPHPKADFNPADFECEEDPFDRLELKTINDKEELKNILEIHVGTTRPIVAQLFDNTLPKVESESVLQDEKVLTSIERATLDFKPLHKPNGFITLPQLGNCEKMSLSSKVSLSPVTSVSNIKSLSFPKLDSDESDQKSSKLMSTFHSTTCLHNDTLLSSLQTCAQSKTSELNGHHTVGLSALNEDSGMETSTLSSSSRLSSLATSTVCTEESSQNTAIMVHPDYKETKILTVTHQNFPVSKVPNNISCTKQSGDPAPELQQALSASERQCIETVVNMGYAPEDVLKAMKKKGQNIDQVLDYLFVHGQLCEKGFDPLLVESALEIYQCSEEKMTELLQLMSQFKEMGFELKDINEVLLLHNNDQQKALEDLMARAGAS from the exons TATGACTTctcactggaaaagaaaacaattgaATGGGCTGAAGATATCAAAAGAATTGAAGCTGCCCAGAGAGAAGCTGAACACAAGGCAGAAGAAGCACTAGCAAAATTGAAAGCAGCTTCAGAGGACATCACCAAAATGGGGTTCTCAGAGGGACCTTGCCCTGAAGTCACACCTCCTCCTATTAACCCCATCCTTGCTAGCCTGCAGCACAATAATATTCTTACTCCCACACCAGCcaacagcagtgctgtgaagcAAAAGGTTCTCAGTCCACCTCATCCAAAAGCAGACTTCAACCCAGCTGATTTTGAATGTGAAGAGGACCCTTTTGACAGACTGGAATTAAAAACTATCAATGAtaaggaagaattaaaaaatatcctGGAAATTCATGTTGGTACTACTAGGCCAATTGTTGCCCAGCTATTTGATAATACTTTGCCCAAAGTAGAGTCTGAGTCTGTGTTGCAAGATGAGAAAGTTCTGACATCCATAGAAAGGGCTACATTGGATTTCAAACCCCTTCACAAACCAAATGGCTTTATCACTTTACCACAGTTGGGAAACTGTGAAAAGATGTCCTTGTCTtccaaggtgtccctgtcccctgtcactTCAGTCAGCAACATCAAATCCCTGTCCTTTCCCAAACTTGACTCTGATGAGAGTGATCAAAAATCATCAAAGCTTATGAGCACTTTCCACAGCACTACCTGTCTCCACAATGACACTTTGCTCAGCTCTTTGCAGACCTGTGCTCAGAGTAAAACCAGTGAACTGAATGGACACCATACGGTGGGTCTTTCTGCTCTAAATGAGGACAGTGGCATGGAGACATCAACATTATCTTCTTCATCCAGACTGTCTTCCCTGGCTACATCAACAGTTTGTACAGAAGAATCATCTCAAAACACAGCTATTATG GTGCACCCAGActacaaggaaacaaaaatacttACG GTAACACACCAAAATTTCCCGGTGTCTAAAGTGCCCAATAATATCAGCTGCACAAAGCAGTCAGGTGACCCCGCTCCTGAACTACAGCAGGCCCTCTCTGCTAGTGAGAGGCAGTGCATAGAGACAGTTGTCAACATGGGATACGCACCTGAGGACGTCCTGAAAGCCATGAAGAAGAAGGGGCAGAACATAGACCAG GTTTTGGATTACCTGTTCGTACATGGACAGCTTTGTGAGAAGGGCTTTGATCCACTTCTTGTTGAATCAGCTTTGGAAATTTACCAGTGTTCAGAGGAGAAG ATGACAGAGCTTCTCCAACTAATGAGTCAATTTAAAGAAATGGGCTTTGAACTAAAAGACATTAATGAGGTCTTATTACTACATAACAATGACCAACAGAAGGCTTTGGAAGATTTGATGGCCCGTGCAGGAGCCAGCTGA
- the LOC132341396 gene encoding ubiquitin-associated protein 1-like isoform X1 — protein sequence MASKKLESESHGPFSYLDDVPFKIGDKFKTPAKVGLPIGFSLPDSSQLVREAQYDFSLEKKTIEWAEDIKRIEAAQREAEHKAEEALAKLKAASEDITKMGFSEGPCPEVTPPPINPILASLQHNNILTPTPANSSAVKQKVLSPPHPKADFNPADFECEEDPFDRLELKTINDKEELKNILEIHVGTTRPIVAQLFDNTLPKVESESVLQDEKVLTSIERATLDFKPLHKPNGFITLPQLGNCEKMSLSSKVSLSPVTSVSNIKSLSFPKLDSDESDQKSSKLMSTFHSTTCLHNDTLLSSLQTCAQSKTSELNGHHTVGLSALNEDSGMETSTLSSSSRLSSLATSTVCTEESSQNTAIMVHPDYKETKILTVTHQNFPVSKVPNNISCTKQSGDPAPELQQALSASERQCIETVVNMGYAPEDVLKAMKKKGQNIDQVLDYLFVHGQLCEKGFDPLLVESALEIYQCSEEKMTELLQLMSQFKEMGFELKDINEVLLLHNNDQQKALEDLMARAGAS from the exons TATGACTTctcactggaaaagaaaacaattgaATGGGCTGAAGATATCAAAAGAATTGAAGCTGCCCAGAGAGAAGCTGAACACAAGGCAGAAGAAGCACTAGCAAAATTGAAAGCAGCTTCAGAGGACATCACCAAAATGGGGTTCTCAGAGGGACCTTGCCCTGAAGTCACACCTCCTCCTATTAACCCCATCCTTGCTAGCCTGCAGCACAATAATATTCTTACTCCCACACCAGCcaacagcagtgctgtgaagcAAAAGGTTCTCAGTCCACCTCATCCAAAAGCAGACTTCAACCCAGCTGATTTTGAATGTGAAGAGGACCCTTTTGACAGACTGGAATTAAAAACTATCAATGAtaaggaagaattaaaaaatatcctGGAAATTCATGTTGGTACTACTAGGCCAATTGTTGCCCAGCTATTTGATAATACTTTGCCCAAAGTAGAGTCTGAGTCTGTGTTGCAAGATGAGAAAGTTCTGACATCCATAGAAAGGGCTACATTGGATTTCAAACCCCTTCACAAACCAAATGGCTTTATCACTTTACCACAGTTGGGAAACTGTGAAAAGATGTCCTTGTCTtccaaggtgtccctgtcccctgtcactTCAGTCAGCAACATCAAATCCCTGTCCTTTCCCAAACTTGACTCTGATGAGAGTGATCAAAAATCATCAAAGCTTATGAGCACTTTCCACAGCACTACCTGTCTCCACAATGACACTTTGCTCAGCTCTTTGCAGACCTGTGCTCAGAGTAAAACCAGTGAACTGAATGGACACCATACGGTGGGTCTTTCTGCTCTAAATGAGGACAGTGGCATGGAGACATCAACATTATCTTCTTCATCCAGACTGTCTTCCCTGGCTACATCAACAGTTTGTACAGAAGAATCATCTCAAAACACAGCTATTATG GTGCACCCAGActacaaggaaacaaaaatacttACG GTAACACACCAAAATTTCCCGGTGTCTAAAGTGCCCAATAATATCAGCTGCACAAAGCAGTCAGGTGACCCCGCTCCTGAACTACAGCAGGCCCTCTCTGCTAGTGAGAGGCAGTGCATAGAGACAGTTGTCAACATGGGATACGCACCTGAGGACGTCCTGAAAGCCATGAAGAAGAAGGGGCAGAACATAGACCAG GTTTTGGATTACCTGTTCGTACATGGACAGCTTTGTGAGAAGGGCTTTGATCCACTTCTTGTTGAATCAGCTTTGGAAATTTACCAGTGTTCAGAGGAGAAG ATGACAGAGCTTCTCCAACTAATGAGTCAATTTAAAGAAATGGGCTTTGAACTAAAAGACATTAATGAGGTCTTATTACTACATAACAATGACCAACAGAAGGCTTTGGAAGATTTGATGGCCCGTGCAGGAGCCAGCTGA